A genomic stretch from Pseudomonadota bacterium includes:
- a CDS encoding HD domain-containing protein: protein MSRAAMIAASVPAGAIPDQVVNICRRLAGRGHGAWVVGGCLRDLLRGKTPDDWDVATSARPQQVQALFQRVIPTGIAHGTVVVREGGQSYEVTTLRTEAGYSDGRRPDSVAYVDDLELDLGRRDFTVNAIAYDPLSDRLLDPFGGLLDLERRLLRTVGDPRARFDEDGLRVLRAARFVATLEFELDPEVHEAIRGALARLKQVSRERIRDEWLKALSARRPSRALEVMRLTGILSVVCPALLEQVGCGQNRYHAYDVWTHTLKCVDACPADPIIRMAALLHDLGKPRTKAFSSQTEDYTFYGHEKLGADLAETWLSQYRFSNDERARVVHLIRHHLVCYTDAWSGAAVRRFLARVGIAHVDSLLALCRADTLAKGLPVDDALAALQRLRERIDEVIQAGAALETRDLAIDGHDVMAALKCDPGPLVGRMLRRLLERVVEQPELNRRETLLAMLDGSLGEEG, encoded by the coding sequence GTGTCACGGGCCGCCATGATCGCTGCCAGTGTGCCAGCAGGAGCCATTCCGGACCAGGTTGTGAACATCTGTCGCCGCCTGGCCGGGCGGGGGCACGGCGCCTGGGTGGTCGGCGGCTGCCTCAGGGATCTGTTGCGTGGCAAGACGCCGGACGACTGGGACGTCGCAACCTCCGCGCGGCCCCAGCAAGTCCAGGCCCTCTTCCAGCGCGTAATCCCCACCGGCATCGCGCATGGAACCGTGGTCGTACGCGAGGGCGGGCAATCGTACGAGGTGACCACGCTGCGCACCGAGGCCGGTTACTCCGACGGCCGGCGCCCCGACAGCGTCGCCTACGTCGACGACCTGGAGCTCGACCTGGGGCGCCGTGATTTCACCGTCAACGCGATCGCCTACGACCCGCTTTCGGACCGGCTGCTGGATCCGTTCGGTGGGCTGCTCGATCTGGAGCGGCGGTTGCTGCGCACGGTTGGCGATCCTCGCGCCCGCTTTGACGAAGACGGGTTGCGCGTCCTTCGGGCGGCGAGGTTCGTGGCTACGCTCGAGTTCGAGCTCGACCCCGAGGTGCACGAAGCGATCCGAGGCGCATTGGCGCGTCTGAAACAGGTGTCGCGCGAGCGGATTCGCGACGAGTGGCTGAAAGCCTTGTCGGCCCGCCGCCCCTCGCGCGCCCTCGAGGTCATGCGCTTGACAGGGATCCTGTCCGTGGTCTGTCCCGCGCTGCTGGAGCAGGTCGGGTGCGGGCAGAATCGCTACCACGCCTACGACGTCTGGACCCACACGCTCAAGTGCGTGGACGCCTGCCCAGCAGACCCGATCATCCGCATGGCAGCGCTGTTGCACGACCTCGGAAAACCGCGCACCAAGGCGTTCTCGAGCCAGACCGAGGACTACACGTTCTACGGGCACGAGAAGCTCGGCGCGGATCTGGCCGAGACCTGGCTGAGCCAGTACCGCTTTTCGAACGACGAGCGGGCTCGGGTGGTGCACCTGATTCGTCACCACCTGGTCTGCTATACTGATGCATGGTCCGGCGCTGCGGTGCGCCGCTTCCTTGCGCGAGTGGGGATCGCACATGTCGACAGCCTGCTTGCGCTCTGCCGAGCCGACACCCTTGCCAAGGGACTCCCGGTCGACGATGCCTTGGCTGCGCTGCAGCGACTGCGGGAGCGAATCGATGAGGTCATTCAAGCCGGGGCAGCGCTCGAAACCAGGGATCTGGCAATCGATGGCCACGACGTGATGGCGGCTCTGAAGTGCGACCCCGGACCCCTGGTGGGTCGCATGCTCCGGAGGCTGCTCGAACGGGTCGTGGAGCAGCCGGAGCTCAACCGGCGCGAAACGCTGTTGGCCATGCTCGATGGCTCGCTCGGCGAGGAGGGCTGA